The following are encoded in a window of Streptomyces sp. SAT1 genomic DNA:
- a CDS encoding IS4 family transposase: MPRPGQVKSSGVGRFSDRIALGVLTRAFPPELVDEVVAECGRVEQRTRLLPARVVVYFVLAMCLFFGQGYEEVARLLVQGLEREGRWATTWRVPTTAAIGRARLRLGPEPLRALFARVCRPVADARTQGAWYRRWRLVAVDGTVFDVPDTAANAQFFGRPGTSRGQGRSAYPQARVAALAECGTHAVFAAEAGPLNVHESALAQRLFPALTEGMLVLADRGFCGFDLWRAAKAGGADLLWRVRSVVVLPVLETLADGSYLSEIVAARDHHRRADPERVRVIEYTLGPRDGDRTVYRLITTILDPEQAPAQELAALYAQRWEIENTLDEIKNHQGAPGMVLRSQHPRGVEQEIFAFLLVHHALRDLMHQAALHTGHDPDRVSFTRTLRVVRRHVTGQAAHSPLPTGPVHHPEPA, encoded by the coding sequence GACGCGGGCGTTTCCGCCGGAGCTGGTCGACGAGGTGGTCGCCGAGTGCGGCCGGGTCGAGCAGCGGACGCGGTTGCTGCCGGCGCGGGTGGTGGTCTACTTCGTCCTGGCGATGTGCTTGTTCTTCGGGCAGGGCTATGAAGAGGTGGCCCGGCTTCTGGTCCAGGGGCTGGAGCGTGAGGGCCGGTGGGCGACCACCTGGCGGGTGCCCACCACGGCGGCGATCGGGCGGGCCCGGTTGCGGCTCGGGCCGGAGCCGTTGCGGGCCCTGTTCGCCCGGGTGTGCCGGCCGGTCGCGGACGCGCGGACGCAAGGCGCCTGGTACCGGCGGTGGCGGCTGGTCGCGGTGGACGGCACGGTCTTCGACGTTCCGGACACCGCGGCGAACGCCCAGTTCTTCGGGCGTCCCGGTACCAGTCGCGGGCAGGGCCGCAGTGCGTATCCGCAGGCGAGGGTGGCGGCCCTGGCCGAGTGCGGCACCCATGCCGTGTTCGCGGCCGAGGCCGGACCCCTCAACGTCCACGAGAGTGCTCTGGCCCAGCGGCTGTTCCCGGCGCTGACGGAGGGCATGCTTGTCCTGGCCGACCGGGGTTTTTGCGGATTCGATCTGTGGCGGGCCGCGAAGGCGGGCGGTGCGGACCTGCTGTGGCGGGTCCGCAGCGTCGTGGTGCTGCCGGTCCTGGAGACCCTCGCTGACGGCTCCTACCTGTCGGAGATCGTCGCCGCGCGGGACCACCACCGACGCGCGGACCCCGAGCGGGTGCGAGTGATCGAGTACACCCTCGGCCCCCGCGACGGTGACCGCACCGTCTACCGGCTGATCACCACCATCCTCGATCCTGAGCAGGCACCGGCTCAGGAGCTTGCCGCCCTCTATGCCCAGCGGTGGGAGATCGAGAACACCCTGGACGAGATCAAGAATCACCAGGGCGCCCCAGGGATGGTGCTGCGTTCCCAGCACCCCCGCGGCGTCGAACAGGAGATCTTCGCGTTCCTGCTGGTCCACCACGCGCTGCGGGACCTGATGCACCAGGCCGCTCTCCACACCGGGCACGATCCCGACCGGGTCTCCTTCACCCGAACCCTTCGCGTCGTCCGCCGCCACGTCACCGGGCAGGCGGCGCATTCCCCCCTCCCGACTGGCCCGGTCCATCACCCAGAGCCTGCGTGA
- a CDS encoding RHS repeat domain-containing protein translates to MRSGRLAGRRARAVKWIAATLVAYLVASLLGGPVAAAAELSLAKLKKPDPVPTSPVTAKELRKPDEAGRHAWKASPKAAWPRPGKATVQLDQGGKVAAGSLPLRIGRAGAKAAGAAAGPGKAQVEILGQQAARRLGVDGVLLALRPTEGAQGNVAIDVDYSAYQHMFGGDWASRLTLRRLPECALTAPADERCRTGQDLRTDNDVKSRTLSATVALPAAQQASGAALPKTAKSGAVGGGTVLLAVTAAVSGSSGNFGATSLAPSASWSAGGSNGAFTWSYGIDTPEVPGGVQPKLGLSYSSQAVDGRTAATNNQANWVGDGWSLEPGFIERRYVSCSDDAKDGNGTDKSGDLCWKKDNAVLNLNGQSNVLVHDDTSGEWHLQSDDGTKAEKLTDKARGNGDDNDEYWKVTTPDGIQYYFGYNRLPGWSSGKTETNSTWTVPVFGNHAGEPCHADAYKDSWCQQAWRWNLDYVVDPHADAMAYYWAKETNYYGRNVNPDTGASTATVYDRGGYLDHIDYGLRAGSAYSGKAAAKVGFTVAERCLTDCGTFDASHAKNWPDVPFDQYCAPNTECKDRYSPSFWTRKRLTKIDTSVLTGGAYKPVDSWSLTQQFPATGDGSAPALWLASLTHTGHTGTGDVTLPTVTFKGQQLANRVEGATTGGKPDPVPPLVRYRVYGINTESGATLGVTYSQPDCKPGDMPAPASNTRRCYPVMWSPPDAPAANYEPYLDWFHTYVVTQVLESDNTGGAPTKETDYSYLDGMAWGKDDDEFTKAKYLTYGDRKGYGRVEVRGGSPASTQQTLKEYRYFRGIDGAAVKDHEGTAVTDHPAFAGMTREEATFNGSGGKLETTTSYTPWHGKATATQARTGLSPLNAYVTAVQEERTRIAVGDSWRTTRTVRTFDDYGLVLTESDLGDIATAGDETCTTTSYARNTAANILTLTKEQRTVAVACDKTPQLPADLVSVERHYYDGATSLETAPTKGDVTRLEEQDDKGTGYLTTARHTYDQHGRELTKTDAKGSTTTTAYTPATIEAPTAETRTNALGHTTTTTYDPARAVPTAVTDANGKRTEAVYDGLGRTRQVWNPGWSKADHPAQPSAEYTYTVSQTAANVVATKTLQYDGSYDTTYQFYDGLLRPRETQARAIGTTNRIVTETLYDTRGNPWKTYAAYYTDGAPSATLTKAADNTVPAMTQNVYDGLGRVTDTIASTYADEKYRSKTVYDGDRTTVIPPKGGTATTVVTDARGRTTDRLEYTDAARTASQKTHYTYGKFDEPLTVTDPAGNVWTYTFDARGQQTDVDDPDKGKSHTAYDELGNPVTATDARGITLTNGYDALGRRTSLKKGNALLAEWTYDTVAKGQPAGSTRYLDGKKYVSTVDSYNDAYQPTSTTVTIPAEAGASAGTYNWTYGYNDYTGQQTWIKHPAVGNLPSERQTTVYGQGNLPEKTAAGLITLVNATSHDVFSRPVRTEYGTLGKKVYKTQTYDEFTGRLTRQTTDRDLAPQRIDDVTYAYDDAGNITGITTASGQDTAKTVDTQCFTNDALGRLTEAWTAKTDCTTQPSTAAVGGPDAYWQTFTYDTVGNRIEQTDHGTGALAGSDATTTYTHNTPKTGLPHAVQTATAKGGPADGRTSAFAYDATGNTTKRTIGATTQDLTWDDEGHLATLTQNGRTTGYQYDADGNRLITKDADGTTTLTLPGGNELKIKPDGTKEGIRYYTHEGQTVAVRTSSGFSFLIPDQQGTTLTAVAMTTLAITRRKQLPFGENRSTQTGTIPGTRGFVGGTTDPTGLIHLGAREYDPNLGRFLSVDPVIDTDDPAQMNAYSYAHNNPITKSDPDGLRPDGPAGGASYNDDRWGQDRGMSVGYTYDNGKWRWHQTPLKDKESQKKYKKYRSDPANYDVFHYNKKEAAATKAQATKEANERNAAAAKERRKKEGIKAAVKTAWNSLTGGAEKVWGAYFAGDTTGICVSGSAGFGVGGSVSACLVSTTRSDGKTDYGVSFSKGSETPSYGANLGFGLMGSNATDFEQLRGDGWGGTLTGAFGIAVSGSHERAIGATNSRGEAVGATTIGVGTGLGVEGGVTTSHGTRVGKLFTVDWR, encoded by the coding sequence GTGCGTTCAGGCAGACTGGCCGGCAGGCGGGCGCGGGCCGTCAAGTGGATAGCCGCCACGCTCGTGGCCTATCTCGTGGCGAGTCTGCTGGGCGGGCCGGTGGCCGCGGCGGCAGAGCTGTCGCTGGCGAAGCTGAAGAAGCCGGACCCCGTACCGACGTCCCCGGTCACGGCCAAGGAACTGCGCAAGCCCGACGAAGCGGGTCGGCATGCCTGGAAGGCGTCGCCCAAGGCGGCCTGGCCGCGTCCGGGCAAGGCGACTGTCCAGCTTGACCAGGGCGGCAAGGTCGCGGCGGGAAGCCTGCCGTTGCGGATCGGCAGAGCTGGCGCGAAGGCCGCCGGAGCTGCGGCCGGTCCGGGCAAGGCACAGGTGGAGATCCTCGGCCAGCAGGCCGCGCGAAGGCTCGGTGTCGACGGTGTGCTGCTGGCCCTTCGCCCCACGGAAGGCGCCCAAGGCAATGTCGCCATCGATGTCGACTATTCGGCCTACCAGCACATGTTCGGCGGCGACTGGGCCTCCCGCCTGACGCTGCGCCGGCTTCCCGAGTGCGCGCTGACCGCTCCCGCGGACGAGCGCTGCCGTACGGGCCAGGACCTCCGCACGGACAACGACGTCAAGTCCAGGACGCTCTCGGCGACGGTCGCACTGCCCGCGGCACAGCAGGCGTCCGGCGCGGCTCTGCCGAAGACGGCCAAGTCCGGTGCCGTCGGCGGCGGGACGGTGCTGCTGGCGGTCACGGCCGCCGTATCAGGGTCTTCGGGCAACTTCGGGGCCACTTCGCTGGCACCGTCGGCATCCTGGTCCGCGGGTGGTTCCAACGGTGCCTTCACCTGGTCGTACGGTATCGACACCCCGGAGGTCCCGGGCGGGGTCCAGCCGAAGCTGGGCCTTTCCTACTCCTCGCAGGCGGTCGACGGCCGTACGGCCGCGACGAACAACCAGGCGAACTGGGTCGGTGACGGCTGGTCGTTGGAGCCCGGTTTCATCGAGCGCCGCTACGTGTCCTGCTCGGACGACGCCAAGGACGGCAACGGCACCGACAAGAGTGGTGACCTGTGCTGGAAGAAGGACAACGCGGTCCTCAACCTCAACGGCCAGTCCAACGTGCTCGTCCATGACGACACCTCCGGTGAGTGGCATCTGCAGAGCGACGACGGCACCAAGGCGGAGAAGCTCACCGACAAGGCTCGCGGCAACGGCGACGACAACGACGAGTACTGGAAGGTCACGACACCCGACGGCATCCAGTACTACTTCGGCTACAACCGCCTGCCCGGCTGGAGCAGCGGCAAGACGGAGACCAACTCGACCTGGACCGTCCCCGTGTTCGGCAACCACGCCGGCGAACCATGCCACGCCGACGCCTACAAGGACTCCTGGTGCCAGCAGGCATGGCGCTGGAACCTCGACTACGTCGTCGACCCGCACGCCGACGCGATGGCCTACTACTGGGCCAAGGAGACCAACTACTACGGACGCAACGTCAACCCCGACACCGGCGCCTCCACCGCCACCGTCTACGACCGGGGCGGCTACCTCGACCACATCGACTACGGACTGCGCGCCGGCAGCGCCTACAGCGGCAAAGCGGCCGCGAAGGTGGGCTTCACCGTCGCAGAACGGTGCCTGACCGACTGCGGCACCTTCGACGCGAGCCACGCCAAGAACTGGCCCGACGTCCCCTTCGACCAGTACTGCGCGCCGAACACCGAGTGCAAGGACCGCTACTCGCCGTCGTTCTGGACCCGTAAGCGGCTGACGAAGATCGATACGTCGGTCCTGACCGGCGGCGCCTACAAGCCCGTCGACAGCTGGAGCCTGACCCAGCAGTTCCCCGCCACCGGCGACGGTTCAGCCCCTGCCCTGTGGCTGGCGTCCCTCACCCACACCGGCCACACCGGCACGGGTGATGTCACCCTGCCCACCGTCACCTTCAAGGGTCAGCAACTGGCCAACCGCGTCGAGGGCGCGACCACCGGCGGCAAGCCCGACCCGGTGCCCCCGCTGGTCCGCTACCGCGTCTACGGCATCAACACCGAGAGCGGCGCCACCCTCGGCGTCACCTACTCCCAGCCCGACTGCAAGCCGGGTGACATGCCCGCCCCCGCCTCCAACACCCGTCGCTGCTACCCGGTCATGTGGTCCCCGCCGGACGCGCCGGCCGCGAACTACGAGCCGTACCTGGACTGGTTCCACACCTACGTCGTCACCCAGGTCCTGGAGTCGGACAACACCGGCGGCGCGCCGACGAAGGAGACCGACTACAGCTACCTGGACGGCATGGCCTGGGGCAAGGACGACGACGAGTTCACCAAGGCCAAGTACCTCACCTACGGTGACCGCAAGGGCTACGGCCGGGTCGAGGTGCGCGGCGGCAGTCCCGCCTCGACGCAGCAGACGCTGAAGGAGTACCGCTACTTCCGCGGCATCGACGGTGCCGCCGTCAAGGACCACGAGGGGACCGCGGTCACCGACCATCCGGCCTTCGCGGGGATGACCCGGGAAGAGGCCACCTTCAACGGCTCCGGCGGCAAACTGGAGACCACCACCAGCTACACGCCCTGGCACGGCAAGGCCACCGCCACGCAGGCCCGTACCGGCCTGTCGCCCCTGAACGCCTACGTCACCGCCGTCCAGGAGGAGAGGACCCGTATCGCCGTCGGCGACTCCTGGCGCACCACACGGACCGTGCGGACCTTCGACGACTACGGCCTGGTCCTGACCGAGTCGGACCTCGGCGACATCGCCACCGCGGGCGACGAGACGTGCACCACCACCAGCTATGCGCGCAACACGGCGGCGAACATCCTCACGCTGACCAAGGAGCAGCGCACCGTGGCGGTCGCCTGCGACAAGACGCCACAGCTGCCCGCCGACCTCGTCTCCGTCGAACGGCACTACTACGACGGCGCCACCAGTCTGGAAACGGCTCCCACCAAGGGTGACGTGACCCGCCTCGAAGAGCAGGACGACAAGGGCACCGGCTACCTCACCACGGCCCGGCACACCTACGACCAGCACGGCCGCGAACTGACCAAGACCGACGCCAAGGGCAGCACCACGACCACGGCCTACACCCCGGCCACGATCGAGGCGCCCACCGCCGAGACCCGGACCAACGCGCTCGGTCACACCACCACGACCACCTACGACCCGGCCCGCGCCGTGCCCACGGCCGTGACCGACGCCAACGGCAAGCGCACGGAGGCCGTCTACGACGGCCTGGGCCGCACCCGGCAGGTCTGGAACCCCGGCTGGTCCAAGGCAGACCACCCCGCCCAGCCCTCGGCCGAGTACACCTACACCGTCTCCCAGACCGCAGCCAACGTGGTGGCGACCAAGACACTCCAGTACGACGGCTCCTACGACACCACCTACCAGTTCTACGACGGCCTGCTGCGCCCGCGTGAGACCCAGGCCCGTGCGATCGGCACGACCAACCGGATCGTGACGGAGACGCTGTACGACACCCGCGGCAACCCCTGGAAGACCTACGCCGCCTACTACACCGACGGGGCTCCGTCGGCGACCCTGACGAAGGCGGCCGACAACACGGTCCCCGCGATGACGCAGAACGTGTACGACGGCCTGGGCCGCGTCACCGACACCATCGCTTCCACCTACGCCGATGAGAAGTACCGCTCCAAGACGGTCTACGACGGTGACCGCACCACGGTGATCCCGCCGAAGGGCGGCACCGCCACCACCGTCGTCACGGACGCCCGCGGCCGGACCACCGACCGCCTCGAGTACACCGACGCGGCCCGCACCGCCTCGCAGAAGACGCACTACACCTACGGCAAGTTCGACGAACCGCTGACCGTGACCGACCCGGCCGGCAACGTGTGGACCTACACCTTCGACGCCCGAGGCCAGCAGACCGACGTCGACGACCCCGACAAGGGCAAGAGCCACACCGCCTACGACGAACTCGGCAACCCGGTCACCGCCACCGACGCCCGCGGCATCACCCTGACCAACGGGTACGACGCCCTGGGACGCAGGACCAGCCTCAAGAAGGGCAACGCCCTGCTCGCCGAGTGGACCTACGACACCGTCGCCAAGGGCCAGCCGGCCGGCAGCACCCGCTACCTCGACGGCAAGAAGTACGTCTCAACGGTCGACTCCTACAACGACGCCTACCAGCCCACCTCCACCACGGTCACCATCCCGGCCGAGGCGGGCGCGAGCGCGGGCACCTACAACTGGACCTACGGCTACAACGACTACACAGGCCAGCAGACCTGGATCAAGCACCCCGCGGTCGGCAACCTGCCCAGCGAACGCCAGACTACGGTCTACGGCCAGGGCAACCTCCCGGAGAAGACCGCCGCCGGCCTCATCACTCTCGTCAACGCCACCAGCCACGACGTCTTCTCACGCCCCGTACGCACCGAGTACGGCACCCTCGGCAAGAAGGTCTACAAGACCCAGACCTACGACGAGTTCACCGGCCGCCTGACCCGCCAGACCACCGACCGCGACCTCGCCCCCCAGCGCATCGACGACGTCACCTACGCCTACGACGACGCGGGGAACATCACCGGCATCACCACCGCCAGCGGCCAGGACACCGCCAAGACGGTCGACACCCAGTGCTTCACCAACGACGCCCTGGGCCGTCTGACCGAGGCGTGGACGGCGAAGACCGACTGCACCACACAGCCCTCGACCGCTGCTGTCGGCGGCCCGGACGCCTACTGGCAGACCTTCACGTACGACACGGTCGGCAACCGCATAGAGCAGACCGACCACGGCACAGGAGCCCTGGCCGGCTCCGACGCCACCACCACCTACACCCACAACACCCCCAAGACCGGTCTGCCCCACGCCGTCCAGACCGCCACCGCCAAGGGCGGCCCTGCTGACGGCCGCACCAGCGCCTTCGCCTACGACGCCACGGGCAACACCACCAAGCGCACCATCGGCGCCACCACCCAGGACCTCACCTGGGACGACGAAGGCCACCTCGCCACCCTCACTCAGAACGGCCGGACCACCGGCTACCAGTACGACGCCGACGGCAACCGCCTGATCACCAAGGACGCCGACGGCACCACCACCCTCACCCTGCCCGGCGGCAACGAACTCAAGATCAAGCCGGACGGGACCAAGGAAGGCATCCGCTACTACACCCACGAAGGCCAGACCGTCGCCGTCCGCACCAGCAGCGGCTTCTCCTTCCTCATCCCCGACCAGCAGGGCACCACCCTGACCGCGGTCGCCATGACCACCCTTGCCATCACCCGCCGCAAGCAACTCCCCTTCGGCGAGAACCGCTCCACCCAGACCGGCACCATCCCCGGCACCCGTGGCTTCGTCGGCGGCACCACCGACCCCACCGGCCTCATCCACCTCGGCGCCCGCGAATACGACCCCAACCTCGGCCGCTTCCTCTCGGTCGACCCCGTCATCGACACCGATGACCCGGCCCAGATGAACGCCTACTCCTACGCCCACAACAACCCCATCACCAAGTCCGACCCCGACGGCCTCCGCCCCGACGGCCCCGCCGGCGGAGCCTCCTACAATGACGACCGCTGGGGCCAGGACCGCGGCATGTCCGTCGGCTACACGTACGACAACGGCAAGTGGCGCTGGCACCAGACCCCGCTCAAGGACAAGGAATCCCAGAAGAAGTACAAGAAGTACCGCTCCGACCCCGCCAACTACGACGTCTTCCACTACAACAAAAAAGAAGCAGCAGCTACCAAGGCTCAGGCCACCAAAGAAGCCAACGAACGGAACGCTGCAGCCGCCAAAGAGCGTCGCAAGAAGGAAGGAATCAAAGCGGCTGTCAAGACGGCCTGGAATTCCCTCACTGGAGGGGCGGAGAAAGTCTGGGGCGCGTATTTTGCGGGAGATACTACGGGTATCTGCGTCAGTGGTTCAGCCGGGTTTGGCGTCGGAGGGTCAGTCTCTGCCTGTCTCGTAAGCACAACACGAAGCGACGGAAAGACGGACTATGGTGTCAGCTTCAGTAAGGGGAGTGAAACGCCGTCGTATGGCGCCAATCTCGGATTTGGGCTCATGGGGAGCAACGCAACCGATTTTGAGCAGCTTCGAGGTGACGGGTGGGGAGGGACCCTCACGGGGGCTTTTGGAATAGCTGTATCGGGTAGCCATGAGCGGGCAATCGGCGCTACAAATAGCCGAGGCGAAGCAGTCGGGGCCACGACAATAGGTGTGGGCACCGGTCTCGGGGTCGAAGGTGGCGTGACTACTTCCCACGGTACGCGCGTGGGTAAGCTCTTCACCGTGGACTGGCGATAG